Proteins encoded by one window of Ulvibacter sp. MAR_2010_11:
- a CDS encoding MIP/aquaporin family protein yields the protein MKRYIAEAIGTFALVFCGTAAIVINDFTGGGVTHPGVAITFGLIVMCMIYAFGDISGAHINPAVTIAFAYAKKFPWKEVPAYVISQLSGAFIASAVLLYLFPDSETLGATLPQIDLLRVFILELLLSFFLMLVIINVSTGSKEIGVTAGIAVGGIVMLEAMFAGPITGASMNPARSVAPAVMSWNLDGLWLYIVAPIIGCLLAVMSCKLVKSEQCCETPSH from the coding sequence ATGAAAAGATATATAGCTGAAGCTATTGGAACTTTTGCTCTCGTTTTTTGCGGGACAGCCGCTATTGTCATCAACGATTTTACCGGGGGTGGCGTCACACATCCCGGAGTTGCCATTACATTTGGTCTTATTGTAATGTGTATGATATACGCGTTTGGAGATATTAGCGGAGCCCATATTAATCCGGCAGTTACCATTGCCTTTGCCTACGCAAAAAAGTTTCCTTGGAAAGAGGTGCCAGCATATGTTATTTCACAATTATCAGGAGCTTTTATCGCGAGTGCAGTTTTATTATATCTCTTTCCGGATTCTGAAACATTAGGAGCTACACTACCACAAATAGACTTGCTTCGTGTTTTTATACTAGAGTTATTATTATCCTTCTTTTTAATGCTGGTTATAATAAATGTCTCAACCGGGTCTAAAGAAATTGGCGTGACTGCCGGAATTGCTGTTGGTGGTATTGTTATGCTGGAGGCCATGTTTGCAGGTCCAATTACAGGTGCCTCCATGAATCCTGCCCGTTCTGTTGCTCCGGCAGTGATGTCGTGGAACTTAGACGGACTCTGGCTTTATATTGTAGCGCCAATTATTGGGTGTTTGCTCGCGGTTATGAGCTGTAAATTAGTAAAGTCGGAACAGTGTTGTGAAACGCCTTCCCATTAA